The following are encoded together in the Bradyrhizobium genosp. L genome:
- the fdxA gene encoding ferredoxin FdxA: MTYVVTEACIKCKYTDCVEVCPVDCFYEGENMLVIHPDECIDCGVCEPECPADAIKPDTEPGLEKWLEVNTEYAKSWPNITQKKDSPEDAKEWEGKEGKFEKYFSPNPGSGD; encoded by the coding sequence ATGACCTACGTCGTCACTGAAGCGTGCATCAAGTGCAAATATACCGACTGCGTCGAGGTCTGCCCCGTCGACTGTTTCTACGAGGGCGAGAACATGCTGGTCATCCATCCCGACGAATGCATCGATTGCGGCGTGTGCGAACCGGAATGCCCGGCGGATGCCATCAAGCCGGACACCGAGCCGGGGCTGGAGAAGTGGCTCGAGGTCAACACCGAATACGCCAAGAGCTGGCCGAACATCACCCAGAAGAAGGACTCGCCCGAGGACGCCAAGGAGTGGGAGGGCAAAGAGGGCAAGTTCGAGAAATATTTTTCTCCGAATCCCGGCAGCGGCGACTGA
- a CDS encoding CarD family transcriptional regulator — protein sequence MPEKTAKTAAKAAAAKTPAAKVAPKPVAPKPAAPKAAVVKPAAAKPAGAPVVAPKVAAKPAAAPRVEEPKKVVTQRQGFKANEFVVYPAHGVGQILAIEEQEIAGAKLELFVINFMKDKMTLRVPTAKVANVGMRKLSEPALVKRALETLKGRARVKRTMWSRRAQEYEAKINSGDIVAIAEVVRDLYRSESQPEQSYSERQLYEAALDRLSREIAVVQHSTETEAIKEIESQLAKSPRRGAKAEGSEGEAEGDAEGDETDTDGDDATVEDEAA from the coding sequence ATGCCAGAAAAGACTGCCAAGACTGCCGCGAAAGCGGCAGCTGCGAAGACCCCTGCTGCCAAGGTCGCTCCGAAGCCTGTTGCACCCAAGCCGGCCGCCCCCAAGGCTGCCGTTGTGAAGCCTGCTGCCGCCAAGCCCGCCGGCGCCCCCGTTGTCGCTCCGAAGGTCGCCGCCAAGCCGGCCGCCGCCCCGCGCGTCGAGGAGCCGAAGAAGGTCGTGACCCAGCGCCAGGGCTTCAAGGCCAATGAATTCGTCGTCTATCCTGCTCATGGCGTCGGCCAGATCCTGGCGATCGAGGAGCAGGAGATCGCGGGCGCCAAGCTCGAGCTGTTCGTGATCAACTTCATGAAGGACAAGATGACGCTCCGCGTCCCGACGGCGAAGGTCGCCAATGTCGGCATGCGCAAGCTGTCGGAGCCGGCGCTGGTCAAGCGGGCGCTGGAGACGCTGAAGGGCCGCGCCCGCGTCAAGCGCACCATGTGGTCGCGCCGCGCCCAGGAATACGAAGCGAAGATCAATTCCGGCGACATCGTCGCGATCGCCGAGGTGGTCCGCGATCTCTATCGCTCGGAATCGCAGCCCGAGCAGTCCTACTCGGAACGCCAGCTCTATGAAGCGGCGCTCGACCGCCTGTCGCGCGAGATCGCGGTCGTGCAGCACTCGACCGAGACCGAAGCGATCAAGGAGATCGAGAGCCAGCTCGCCAAGAGCCCGCGCCGCGGCGCCAAGGCCGAGGGCAGTGAAGGCGAAGCCGAGGGCGATGCCGAAGGCGACGAGACCGACACCGACGGCGACGACGCCACGGTGGAAGACGAAGCCGCCTGA
- a CDS encoding MFS transporter, translating into MLAQRSLGRGFGWLWAAFAVSTFGTTIAFDALPLIAILVLHAGPASVSILAATGLAVGAAVAVPLGPWVEFRRKRGVMITMDLVRFAAAISVPMAFMVGWLSFAQLVIVAIVMAASDIAFRAASGACLKALVAPDDLVTANGRLEATTWTATAIGPPLGGAAIGLFGPVVTVIANALSFLLSAAAIGAIGGTEPLPVRQDTQGFRVAELAAGWRTILAHPVLRPLFFNTILVNGLIMATAPLLAVLMLGELGFAPWQYGLAFGAPCIGGLIGARLAAPLVARFGQRNVLLVAGALRACWSLGLAFIPAGAAGIVVVMILQLGIVTSVGVFQPVFAAYRLGQIEMDRTARTLSAWSITSSATIAALTALWGVLAGLAGARPAIALAGLLMLATPLLLPWRALAIPRGLSPTAA; encoded by the coding sequence ATGCTTGCACAACGATCGCTGGGGCGCGGATTTGGCTGGCTGTGGGCAGCGTTTGCGGTCTCGACGTTCGGGACCACGATCGCCTTCGACGCCTTGCCGTTGATCGCGATCCTGGTGCTCCACGCAGGACCCGCCAGCGTCTCGATCCTTGCGGCGACGGGACTGGCCGTCGGCGCCGCGGTGGCGGTGCCGCTCGGCCCATGGGTCGAGTTTCGCCGCAAGCGCGGCGTGATGATCACGATGGACCTCGTCCGCTTCGCGGCGGCGATCAGCGTGCCCATGGCGTTCATGGTCGGATGGCTGAGCTTCGCCCAGCTGGTCATCGTGGCGATCGTCATGGCGGCATCGGACATCGCCTTCCGCGCCGCGAGCGGTGCCTGCCTGAAGGCGTTGGTCGCGCCGGATGATCTCGTCACCGCCAACGGGCGGCTCGAGGCCACGACCTGGACCGCCACCGCGATCGGGCCGCCGCTCGGCGGCGCGGCGATCGGACTGTTCGGTCCGGTCGTGACCGTCATCGCCAATGCACTCAGCTTCCTGCTGTCGGCGGCGGCGATCGGTGCGATCGGCGGCACCGAGCCGCTGCCGGTTCGGCAGGATACGCAGGGCTTTCGCGTTGCCGAGCTTGCCGCGGGCTGGCGCACCATCCTCGCGCATCCGGTGCTACGGCCGTTGTTCTTCAATACCATTCTGGTCAACGGCCTGATCATGGCGACGGCGCCGCTGCTCGCGGTGCTGATGCTCGGCGAGCTCGGATTTGCGCCATGGCAGTACGGCCTCGCCTTCGGCGCGCCGTGCATCGGCGGCCTGATCGGCGCCCGGCTGGCCGCTCCGCTGGTCGCGCGGTTCGGGCAGCGCAATGTTCTGCTCGTCGCGGGTGCGCTTCGTGCCTGCTGGTCGCTCGGCCTTGCCTTCATCCCCGCAGGCGCTGCCGGGATCGTGGTCGTCATGATCCTGCAGCTCGGCATCGTCACGAGCGTCGGCGTGTTCCAACCGGTGTTCGCAGCCTATCGCCTTGGACAGATCGAGATGGACCGCACGGCGCGGACCCTGTCGGCCTGGTCGATCACCTCTAGCGCGACCATTGCCGCGCTGACCGCATTGTGGGGAGTGCTCGCCGGCCTTGCCGGCGCACGCCCGGCGATCGCGCTCGCCGGTCTGCTGATGCTGGCGACGCCGCTGTTGCTGCCATGGCGCGCACTGGCGATCCCTCGCGGCCTCAGTCCGACCGCTGCTTGA